In Episyrphus balteatus chromosome 4, idEpiBalt1.1, whole genome shotgun sequence, the sequence TGGTACCATTGTGGTGCAGACAAATTCCATACACCATGATGAAGTTTGCTTGTTTCGAAAGGACCGTTGAATTGCTTTACAGGTAAGAGAGAGTACTTAAATCGCAAcacaatgaaacaaaaaaataatactcatATTTTTGAATTCAGTCACGTTGTTCCAAAACCACGTCAAGATTGCACCAAGGGTGAACAATTGATTGTCACATTCGCTGCTGGTTATATTGCTGGTGTGTTCTGTGCCATCGTCTCTCATCCAGCTGATGTTGTTGTATCTAAACTCAACCAAGCCAAGGGTTCATCTGCCTTCGATGTGGCCAAGAGTCTTGGATTCATGGGAATGTGGAACGGTTTGGTGCCTCGTATTATTATGATCGGTACATTGACTGCCCTGCAATGGTTCATCTATGATGGTGTTAAGGTAGCTTTGGCCCTCCCACGTCCACCACCACCAGAGATGCCAGAATCCCTCAAGGCTAAATTGGCTAAGAGCGagtaaattttaagtaaaaatcagtaaatagttaaattataattcagagaaaaaaaaaaaaacgagatacgagcaaaacagaaaaaaactaaaaccaaaTACACCTAAGAAAAACTCATCTAGGTATTTAAAGCTAAGGGAAACCAACTACAAAAATGTTAACCCCCGCAAATAAAGGGTCATCAACgtcttaaagaaaaaacatgaaAACTGCTTGTGTTCTTAAAgacttaattaattaaaaaaaaaaaaacatatgcatttaaacgaaaaaaaaaactaagaaacagTTCATTCCacagaattaataaaaaaaaaccgaaatagGAAACGATCATtcatgatattaaaaaaaaagttattgttatttattaaattttatttttctctttgttAATGAAAacttgctaaaaaaaaagtaaacgtgTATGGATCCAGTCAAGAAAGCAATAAAATAATCTTATGTTTCCCCTATGTGAAAATACCcgagaaaaaattttgtttttatttacatgGAATAATTTGATTTTGAGGTTAACCCAATCGACCACGTCACAAGAACGTGATATCATTTATAAGAAAAAGCTGTTTTTGGCGTCACAAGACTTGATAAAGAGGGAAATATTGAATGATAACTTACTCAAAATGGCTACACCCTACATGCCGCCATTAACATAATTGAAATCAAAATATCTTTTTGGTATTTGGTCAGTATCAGCTGCTTAAGAAAGTGTGGGGCAGAGTTTTATcagttaacgaaattttgtatcgGATTTTTATCTTAGATTTATAATGAAGAAACCTTAATTAAATATATGCTTGCTTAGTATACCATAGGTAAGTATAGGAGAAGTGCAATTAAGTTGCATTTTAATTATTCATCTGGGTTTTGCATTGATGAATCAGATCTAGTTTGTTGACTGTTAATGCTGCTTATAAACATGTATGATTTACTCTAAAAACGAGGGAAAAagaacatgatttttatttctcttacgatcaaatttatttaaatacatataatacaaatggtttttgtttgtattgGATATGTGTAGAACTTTACTCCCAGTCAGATTATGCGATTCTGGTATATTTTTTGCTGAGGTTTATTGTGATCCGATAATACTATCATATTCTCCAATTGGGAATTGAATGTACGAATGAACAAAGTTAAAACTTTGACTAACGCCGAATGTCTAATGttcattttttattacttaggtttttttttcaacgattAAACCAATTGTTAGTGTTCTTACAGGACACTATCTAATAGTGAGTTCCTAACTTGCTAGTCTTTCatggatccataagggtctGAATGTGTCGGTTACCTTGCCTGACAACCACTTAAACCTTACCTAACCTAACCAACTACATAACGGGTAcctttttcctaattttttcaattaaattttttgatgaaacatGATATTGCGGTTATAAAACCAAGAAAAGAGTGAGACTCACATTATAATTCTGGCTTTAGGGATATATcgattaactttaaaattttgtcctgTCCATAACGATTTTTAGCTTAAAGGGTGGTATGCAGAAAGCTTTGTCTCCGTCTCATGAGATTGAGCTCTGAGAATGAGCTCCAAATAGTGAGATAGAGCATTTGCAATGAGACAAAGCTCAATTTGGTATGCAAGAGGTTTGTCTCATCTCACTATCTCagtctcaaaaaatatttcattgtaAAAATGTCTTCTTCAAGTGAAAGCAGTTTTTGTGATAACACTACAAAAATAAACGATGATaccaatatttgttttttgtgaatattattaaaaataataaataataataaaaaaagtcaaactcctgccctaaaaaaaaagaaaaaaacacttagggccggtttgttcacactcgattatcttttaatcaaggaattttgtatggaataatccttgattaaaaaataatcgactgtgaacaaactagggcttaggcttggccacaccggtagggtatgcggtagcggtacgggtaattgtatgaaaaaaattccaaactggaacaTCAATATTCTGGTGTGGATttcttttcatacaagtacccgttcCGCTACCCGAGCAGCTACCGCATACCTTCCGGTGTGTTCAAACCTTAAATAGCATTCAAAtcgaagtttgaaaaaatgtttggaaaaaatattgaaattaatcaaatttcaaaaagaattactaatattaaaataagaataagaaaaaagatttaTGGGATTTATCTAATTGTGGGTATGAAAATCCGAATCCAGTGCTATAGGCTCCAAGGCAGACCAGAATTGTTTTACAGGAGCAGAAAGTGTAGCCGTAAGCAAAGACGAATCCTCTAATTCCGTTTCAAACGCAACGAAAATTTTGAAGGATTCGTCACTTATTAAGCAAATTATTTGTTCGGCATAAACAGCAACGAATCGGAAAAAACGTCATTCTGGTTTTATTAGTTAAACGAACACCCGAAAAGTAACgatgttttgagaaaaataatttgttaagGCCTCAATTTGAGTGTGGGTAAACCTATAAAGAATTTTATAATTTCGTGGTGACTCAACAggagcaaaaatatttaaatactaaGCCATTTATATTTCTGAGACAACTAATTTCCAGTCGCAACATTTTACGAGCTTTAGCGCATTTGAATGAGACACAGCTTTTTTTCTGCATAcggaaaaatttcaaatgagaTAGATCTCTAAAATGAGTTGGATCTcattttattgagatttttgtCTCAAAACAATTTTGCATACGAATGCTAGCAAAAGCTCAAAATAATGAGATTTCCAAAGTCCACCCAAAGTCTTGTAATCggatctatttaaattttagctcccatacaaaaattctCTCATAAATtatttagccgagctaaaattaaATCAGAAGAATTTCAACCGAGTTGTGTGCAGCTCCAgctaaaaaataacattttcgtTTCCAACTGAACATTTTTTATCAgccaaaatttatattttttatcagtcacaaaaacttaattttgttcGAACAGCTTCTAAGATGTCTATACAAGCAACATAGTGTACATTTCTTTTAAGAGCAGATGAAAATTGACATGGCTTTACGATACCTTACATCGAAGTAAGACTAAATAGCTACCGATTCAAAAATCTTTTCAGCGCTACAttcattaatatatttttttaagaaaccatgttaaaaatttcaaacttgtaAGTTCTGATCAGAGATCACAATTTGGAatgtttttatgatatttactGAGGCATGGGAAGTTTGCAGAATTGAGTTCTTTGATTCCAAGTTAAGTAGCAGGAAGATGAAATTGTTGAACATTTTCTATCGCGCGATCTCCTCTCTCTAGCAACTAGGGTGTCCTTATGCAAGACTCTCCCAGCCCTGATATATGGTGCAGAGACATACCCTTTAACGAAAACATCTTGGattgttttgaaagaaaagttTTCGGGCGATTGTTGGTCCCCTGTTTATTGTGCATTGATGGTAATTGGAGAAGAAGATACAACAAGAAAAGTCGTTTAACGTCATCGTTACTGCTTACCTTCAAGTTTGTTTCGTTTATCAAATGATGCTAATAAAAGTCAAATCATATTATTATCATATatatctgtttttttctttattttttattttattctacaatagaaaaattaaacatcTTAAGCAGTGTATTAtacaataaatgttttttttctctcttttcttttaaattgtcATTGATTTTCTCTTCACATTAGTTAATAGAAGAGATATcgtatagttaaaaaaaaacaacctcgCAGTTTTATACATCTAGTGTAGGTacattaaagtaaaataaaaattataataataaaaatagctccttaataatatacatatatcatcacttaaaaaataaaaaaaataataattaaaaaaataataagaaggGTAGAAGTACATTTAAATTACAAACTATCATCAACTTCACATTATCATCTATTTACataaaacacaaacattttatgtttcttatattgttttttttttttttttaatcaattttgtttgttgtttttagtACGAAATTCACCAGTATCTCAGTCTTTTGgtttcagtatttttttcgttatttttttgtttattaatttcatttttttttataaatatatttaatttcagatttgtttctttctagttgaattttatattatatttttgtttctaattatctccgaattaaatttcattcaaaatgataaATACATACTCCctgattaaatttaataaaaaaaattaatatttttagctggtataaacaaaaacaaaatatcctCATTTGCATACGAACAATTCAAAAACACTCACAAATATTCCAAAGGattataagaaaaagaaataaaattgacatTTATAATAATCACGACTATGGCACAGTTGGAGActatcgattttaaaaatctttaactaGGACAGTTGGGTCAGAGTTAAAACTAAATGATAAAggtacaaaataaaaaggataGGTATATAAAACTTTTGAGTAGATAAAGTagtagttatttttttgtttaaatagtcatttaaatgttgtttttttttttcaaggtctTATATAGATGCAGACCGTTGAAATGCTGCTTGAAGCTGCTAGCTGAGGCTTTGTAGAGGTGCGTATCGATCGTAAGCCCTCAGTTTAACCTTGTActcttttttatttacacacaaCCTTTATTTAGGATTCATTTCTGGTTTCATATtctaaaaagaaacaaaaatattaatttcaaataagaaATTCTTTTAAAGATTGCCAAAATTTACCATTAACTGAGTCTTGAATTTGCAAGAAGTTGGTTCCATGTTGTTTTGGATCGATACGATCAGTAATATGGACTGGGTTCTTGCGCATTGTATTTGCTTTCAGTTTTAGATAATGCATTCGAAAGCTTCGACATGCCCGAAACTTGATTACCATGTCGGTATGGCTCATATGGCGACAGGGCATGATAATAGAAAGGCGATCGCTTTGTGATGGTGTAGTTTTTGTTCTCGTTGTTATCCCAGTATTCCTTTCCGGCTGTTCGATAGCATATGCAGAATTCCAATCGCTTGGATGTTGGGGGTAGGgttattttaaaggaaaatgtATCAAAGATCACATAAGCTGCTGTTGGTCCATAAgtctttaagataaaaaaaaaattataagaaatgaataagaaaatatcaattttgttcTAACTTACCCTAGCATATGAACAAAACATATCTTGTTGGGTCTTCCAATCATCCCACGTAACGCGGACAATGACTTCCTTCtcgaaatttgtatttttaacttttacagtTCCCACAATTAGAGATTCATCGTCTTTAACAATTACATTCTCCAGACAAACATaatctttttcgattttttgtctaaaattagatttaaattttccatttaaattaaaaataaaacattttatttgtaaaaacacCCACCTAAATGACAAATAGTCGGATGCAGGTTGTTTAAAATCCACAGCCCATTGATCAGCTGGATGTGGACTAACAAGACCTTGTGTGATTTGTTCTAAAAATTTCACACTCCAATATGGGGGTACATTTGAGGGTTCAGACATTACTCGTACCTCTGTTAATGATAGTCCCTCATCATCAGCAAATATCACTTTTTTGCGCAAACGACtggaaatacaaataaaatatttaaaatattaataaaaattggaaatattccaaaaaaaaaaaaagacaaaaaatgttgtttacattaatatttttttttaagatgcgcaaaagaaaataatataaatctTGACCTTATCCTAGATCTagactaaaaaaatgtttgtataatATAAGGATTTGCTGTCGTTAGGCCAATTAAGCGAATGTCACATAATATTAATGAGATTGTGAGtgcttttttatatttgataaattatttgtttggtTCGAGAACATTTTTACGACCAAAAATTtagattgtttttattatttaaaaagagaAATTCCGCTGTCGaatagaaataatttgtttggttGCGCGTGCAAGCATTATTAAACGGAAGTGATACTAACAGTCCGATTCACCCCCACAGTCACAACTTGTGAGATTCACAAAAAGAATATAACCTTTGTTTAGATGGTTGTGAGTTGTGACCTGCTCTATAGGAAATCACAAAGTTGTGATTTTTGGAGGAGACACGGGCTATAAATGTACTCTTAATTCCAAACCATGTAGCAGCTTTTAAGACTTCACAACGACATCACCGTGGACTTAACACAATGAAAATCACTGTAGCAAGCTTAGTAGACATAGAAAAAGCACTTGACAGCGGTTGAATCAATCGATAAGAATGTATGTATCCTTGATATTTACCAAGtatcaaaattttcttacaaatcATCTCTTTTTTTCcaggttttaagaaaaaaaaatcagtatttaaATACTTCAAGGCTGCAATACCACAAGGATCAAAGCTAAGaccttttcaattcaaaatttatatcgCTGACTGACAAGAAAATACGCTAGGCACAAGAATAGAGTTGTATGCAGCCAGTTCCATTACAGACATTTATCCTAAGATAGAAATTAACAGAATGCAAAAGTCATTAACATTTGAAATGAGGACTGAAATCAAACACCAGTTAGAACGAAGTCATAACCACACATCTTAAGATGGATGTTCATGTTGATGGAAAGACTTATAATTACCCATTTTCTACTTTCTTGAAACAAAAGAACTGATCTTGCAAGAACTAGGTAATTGAAGAACGTAAAACGATATCCAAACAGCAACTACAGGAGGAAATTCTAATCAATCAAGGTATTTACACGCTACATTAGAATAAGtagaacaaaatttgtattaaattaaaaaaaaaaaaataaaacatttactAAAGACAGTAGAAATAAGTTAGGCCCCTTAGctagaataaaaacaaatttatatcaTTATGCTTAAAGAAGAGGCAAATAGAAACTTAAAGGATATTAATTGGGcttcactccaaaaatttaataataaagaaaaatattggtTTAGGGAATggacaaagttcaaaaagacttccttatatttttttgtttctttaccaAAACCACCTTGGCTTCTTCCGTTTATTTTGGCATAGGTCAGAAAAAACTTGGGAAGCATTTGTCAATCTAATTCGATACCCATGTCGGAagaagtttttgattttaatgtctttttttaaacataaaaagaccaaatttaaatttcatttcctTTCCCGAAATAAGTAAAACGCAATTAACTTCTGCAATACATTTAATTATTTCTAATCTAAtctagtattaaaaaaaaagaaatataatctCATTAGTGACAAAAATCTTTCACCTGTTTTACTGACAAGATGTTCTCTATTGCATTAAGTTAagaatttcttcaaatttcgtAATACCTTAAGTAAAgttgaaaaccaaaacaaacacaaaaaaaaagagacactcagacaaaattttaaaaataccaGACAAATACCAAATATATGCGCAATTTTCTTTTCTctaacaaaatagaaaaaaaaaaaaatacaaagataCCAAAACATCCATCACAAGTTACACGACGaactcatgttttttttcctttcgatTTGCAAAATCAAAATAGAGTCCCGCAACCGCACGGCATAAGGTATCGTCGTCAGAAAAGCAAACGATTCTATTTTTGGGTGTAAATAAATTGCCAGAGGTCATAGAAAAAGTTTGCATTTTGACTGTCTGTTTCGCTGCATTCTATtctaagaatataaaaaaaaagaatctgcCGCCTGTGAAGTTGAATTCAAAGCAATACCCTACCCCTACACACTACATAGAATttagttagtttatatatttcaTAATAAATAAAGATTGCGGGGGCACACgcaagagtttatttttttttctttattttgggtTTTGTTTGCTATTCTTACTATAAAAGCATTTACaatctaatttaatttaaaattttgccaatgaaaatgaaaaagaatgAAACATCCGAGATCCGAatagaaaaacaatttaataaagcaaattttgttggaataataaagaaaattaaagaatttcTTTGCCGTCACCAGCAGAAACACAACATGAGACTTGTATTTGTAAGATATTAGCGTTTTCGTTTATCAAAAATAAGtatgaaataagatttatgggATTTAAAATGAATGAGAATGCATAGTTTTTGATGTTTCAAAGAAACAAATTGGTTAGTGTAATTAAGCACCAACAGCTGTAGGCTAGATATGTCTCATGTTTAGGTACAATCTAGGTTGGAAAGacttaaattttcttcttgGGATTTGGAAATCAAAATactaattaaatcaaaaatcttCTGTACTTCCCCGAAATTATTAAACGAGGAAAATACAGACCTAATTTTCGAAAGAGGGGAAATCCAATTTAGAATTTATATTCCCACTAACAAAATTGAATCCTTAAAATTGTATgcttgattttaaaatatagaGTTCTGAactaacaaaatataaataaaccgTATTTTGTCCCCAACATTTTTGGCGATTAAGACAGGCAAACCTAtgataaaaagttttgaaaaccatgttttttttggCAGCGTATTACATTATGAAATGTCGCTAAGCTTTCAATGTCAACGAGACGAACTAAAAATAGCACCAAgttcaaaacattttaatatttttatcaacAATTTTGAATGTCACATGAATTGAGATGTTCATAGTCGgaagaaaaaattgaatatcaatataaattttattgactCATTCCCTCTCTCCTTTTTTTCACAATACGTACTGATCGCTTTGGTTTTGCGAAAAAGCAAAACTTAAAACTTGACTCAAAAATGCGCTTTTCGTTCTCTAACCGTAAAAAAATGTCAGCggatatttttgtcaaaaaaacatgGAAGCggcaattaattttgaaaaaaaaaattgttggtatcTTTGCTAATATTGACTTTTCGGTATTACCTAACCAATTCTCTATATTCTAAGGCTTGTGAGTTGTTTCGTGAATTCAATATGAAAACcaatcaaaattcaaattaaaaatcattaaaaattataggTCACATTTATAATAACATTTGTATTTGAGTCCAGCGATTAACAAatctattattatttattatctaTTTCCGCGaaaattgagtaaaaaaaatcttgattgtatccaaaaaaaaaaaaaaattggaagaaaTAATCCGTAGCTCGAAATACCTATAACATATTCAAAATTAACCTAAAGAATCCATGCCAATAATTCATGTTTATATTACATTAATCAGCTTT encodes:
- the LOC129919757 gene encoding protein phosphatase 1 regulatory subunit 3B, which produces MMISHSPPIFSHSPPVSFLSEFRSTQHLPFPDDQRGRFCRPQALTLASRAIANNANSQVYRGRQNGIERMASAPEMLLPPKSCIRRSQTDNHAKESPCAKNTNESRLRKKVIFADDEGLSLTEVRVMSEPSNVPPYWSVKFLEQITQGLVSPHPADQWAVDFKQPASDYLSFRQKIEKDYVCLENVIVKDDESLIVGTVKVKNTNFEKEVIVRVTWDDWKTQQDMFCSYARTYGPTAAYVIFDTFSFKITLPPTSKRLEFCICYRTAGKEYWDNNENKNYTITKRSPFYYHALSPYEPYRHGNQVSGMSKLSNALSKTESKYNAQEPSPYY